A region from the Myripristis murdjan chromosome 23, fMyrMur1.1, whole genome shotgun sequence genome encodes:
- the LOC115355410 gene encoding E3 ubiquitin-protein ligase TRIM21-like, translating into MSAASCLLSEDQFLCSICLDVFTDPVTTPCGHNFCKNCITQHWDINIPYQCPMCKEVFYRRPELRINTFISEMAAQFSLAKKKASSRSDQRCAKPGEVPCDVCTGTKLKAQKSCLVCLASYCETHLEPHQRITGLKTHQLIHPVDNLEGRMCKKHDKPLELFCKTDQMCVCLLCTVLDHKSHDIVPLKEEYEGKKAELGKTDAEIQQMIQKRRVKIQEIKRSVELSREDAEREMADSVRVFTALMQSVERGQAELIDMIEEKQKTTEKQAEGFIKELQQEISELMRRSSEVEQLSHTEDHLHLLQSFPSLSAPPHTKNWTEVRVHRSSYVGSVRRAVAQLEETLSKEMKKLCPDPELKKVQDFEVDVTLDPDTAHPALILSDDGKQVNHGDLWKNLPDNPERFSSCVSVLGKQSFSSGRFYYEVQVRGKTEWTLGVARESINRKGPITLNPKNGYWTIRLRNENEYKANAGPGVPLTLKSQPQMVGVFVDYEEGLVSFYDVDAAALIYSYSGFSFTEKFYPYFGPCFNDGCKNLAPLIICPVNQTD; encoded by the coding sequence ATGTCTGCTGCCAGCTGTCTGCTATCTGAAGATCAGTTCCTGTGCTCCATCTGCCTGGATGTGTTCACTGATCCAGTCACCACACCATGTGGACACAACTTCTGCAAAAACTGCATCACACAGCACTGGGATATTAACATCCCGTATCAGTGTCCCATGTGTAAAGAGGTTTTCTACAGAAGACCTGAGCTGCGGATCAACACTTTCATATCTGAGATGGctgctcagttcagtttagCTAAAAAGAAAGCCAGCAGCCGCTCAGACCAACGATGTGCCAAACCAGGAGAAGTTCCCTGTGACGTCTGCACcgggaccaaactgaaggcccagaagtcctgcctggtgtgtctggcctccTACTGTGAAactcacctggagcctcatcAGAGAATCACAggcctgaaaacacatcagctgatccATCCTGTGGACAACCTGGAAGGCAGGATGTGTAAGAAGCATGATAAACCACTGGAGCTTTTCTGCAAGACTGAccagatgtgtgtatgtctgctctgcactgttttAGACCACAAGTCACATGACATTGTTCCTCTGAAAGAAGAATATGAAGGAAAGAAGGCTGAGCTGGGGAAGACAGATGCTGAAATTCAGCAGATGATCCAGAAGAGACGAGTGAAGATTCAGGAGATCAAACGATCAGTGGAGCTCAGCAGGgaggatgcagagagagagatggcagacAGTGTGCGGGTCTTCACTGCTCTGATGCAGTCTGTTGAGAGAGGCCAGGCTGAGCTCATTGACATGAttgaagagaagcagaaaacaacagagaaacaggctgaaggcttcatcaaagagctgcagcaggaaatctctgagctgatgaggagaagctctgaggtggagcagctctcacacactgaagaccacctccacctcctccaaagCTTCCCATCCCTCAGCGCTCCTCCACACACCAAGAACTGGACAGAGGTCAGAGTCCATCGCTCATCATACGTGGGGAGTGTGAGGAGAGCTGTGgctcagctggaggagacgctcagtaaagagatgaagaagctGTGTCCTGACCCTGAGCTGAAGAAGGTCCAAGACTTTGAGGTGGATGTGACTCTGGATCCTGATACAGCACATCCTGCTCTCATCCTGTCTGATGATGGGAAACAAGTAAATCATGGTGATCTATGGAAGAATCTCCCAGACAACCCAGAGAGATTTTcttcttgtgtgtctgtcttagGAAAGCAGAGCTTCTCTTCAGGAAGATTTTACTACGAGGTTCAGGTTAGAGGGAAGACAGAGTGGACTTTAGGAGTGGCCAGAGAGTCGATCAACAGGAAGGGACCAATCACTCTGAACCCCAAGAATGGCTACTGGACTATAAGGCTGAGGAATGAAAATGAGTACAAAGCTAATGCTGGCCCTGGTGTCCCTCTCACTCTTAAGTCTCAGCCGCAGATGGTGGGGGTGTTTGTGGATTATGAGGAGGGTCTGGTCTCCTTTTATGACgtagatgctgcagctcttaTCTACTCCTATAGCGGCTTCAGCTTCACTGAGAAATTCTACCCATATTTTGGTCCCTGTTTTAATGATGGTTGTAAAAACTTGGCCCCTCTGATCATCtgtcctgtcaatcaaacagattAG
- the LOC115355407 gene encoding E3 ubiquitin-protein ligase TRIM21-like, whose amino-acid sequence MSAASCLLSEDQFLCSICLDVFTDPVTTPCGHNFCKTCITQHWDINIPYQCPMCKEVFYRRPELRINTFISEMAAQFRKSSQKKASSRSDQQCAKPAEVPCDVCTGTKLKALKSCLVCLASYCETHLEPHQRITGLKSHQLIDPVDNLEGRMCKKHDAPLQLFCKTDQMCVCLLCTASDHKSHDIVPLKEEYEGKKAELGKTEAEIQQMIQKRRVKIQEIKRSVELSREDADREIADSVRVFTALMQSVERGQAELIDMIEEKQKTTEKQAEGFIKELQQEISELMRRSTEVEQLSHTEDHLHLLQSFPSLSAPPHTKNWTEVRVHRSSYVGSVRRAVAQLGETLSKEMKKLCADLELRRVQQFEVDVTLDPDTAHPALILSDDGKQVNYGDVKKNLPDNPERFSCCANVVGKQSFSSGRFYYEVQVKGKTDWDLGVARESINRKGKITLNPKNGYWTIWLRNKNEYKANAGPGVRLSLKSQPQKVGVFVDYEEGLVSFYDVDTAALIYSYSGCSFTEKFHPFFSPCFNDGGKNLAPLIICPVNQTD is encoded by the coding sequence ATGTCTGCTGCCAGCTGTCTGCTATCTGAAGATCAGTTCCTgtgctccatctgtctggatgtgtTCACTGATCCAGTCACCACACCATGTGGACACAACTTCTGCAAAACCTGCATCACACAGCACTGGGATATTAACATCCCATATCAGTGTCCCATGTGTAAAGAGGTTTTCTACAGAAGACCTGAGCTGCGGATCAACACTTTCATATCTGAGATGGCTGCTCAGTTCAGGAAGTCGTCTCAAAAGAAAGCCAGCAGCCGCTCAGACCAACAATGTGCCAAACCAGCAGAAGTTCCCTGTGACGTCTGCACcgggaccaaactgaaggccctgaagtcctgcctggtgtgtctggcctcctactgtgagactcacctggagcctcatcAGAGGATCACAGGCCTGAAATCACATCAGCTGATTGATCCTGTGGACAACCTGGAAGGCAGGATGTGTAAGAAGCACGATGCACCGCTGCAGCTTTTCTGTAAGACTGAccagatgtgtgtatgtctactCTGCACTGCTTCAGACCACAAGTCACATGACATTGTTCCTCTGAAAGAAGAATATGAAGGAAAGAAGGCTGAGCTGGGGAAAACAGAGGCTGAAATTCAACAAATGATCCAGAAGAGACGAGTGAAGATTCAGGAGATCAAACGGTCAGTGGAGCTCAGCAGGGaagatgcagacagagagatagcagACAGTGTGCGGGTCTTCACTGCTCTGATGCAGTCTGTTGAGAGAGGCCAGGCTGAGCTCATTGACATGAttgaagagaagcagaaaacaacagagaaacaggctgaaggcttcatcaaagagctgcaacaggaaatctctgagctgatgaggagaagcactgaggtggagcagctctcacacactgaagatcacctccacctcctccaaagCTTCCCATCCCTCAGTGCTCCTCCACACACCAAGAACTGGACAGAGGTCAGAGTCCATCGCTCATCATATGTGGGGAGTGTGAGGAGAGCTGTGGCTCAGCTGGGGGAGACGCTCAGtaaagagatgaagaagctGTGTGCTGATCTTGAGCTGAGGAGGGTCCAGCAGTTTGAAGTGGATGTGACTCTGGATCCTGATACAGCACATCCTGCTCTCATCCTGTCTGATGATGGGAAACAAGTCAATTATGGTGATGTAAAGAAGAATCTCCCAGACAACCCAGAGAGATTTTCTTGTTGCGCCAATGTTGTAGGAAAACAGAGCTTCTCTTCAGGAAGATTTTACTATGAGGTTCAGGTTAAAGGAAAGACTGACTGGGATTTAGGAGTGGCCAGAGAGTCGATCAACAGGAAGGGAAAAATCACTCTGAACCCCAAGAATGGCTACTGGACTATTTGGCTGAGGAATAAAAATGAGTACAAAGCTAATGCTGGCCCTGgtgtccgtctctctctgaaGTCTCAGCCTCAGAAGGTGGGGGTGTTTGTGGATTATGAGGAGGGTCTGGTCTCCTTTTATGATGTAGATACTGCAGCTCTTATCTACTCCTATAgcggctgcagcttcactgagaaaTTCCACCCATTCTTCAGTCCCTGTTTTAATGATGGTGGTAAAAACTTGGCCCCTCTGATCATCtgtcctgtcaatcaaacagattAG